A section of the Elizabethkingia anophelis R26 genome encodes:
- a CDS encoding DUF3810 domain-containing protein — MKKQLQVVDTKNKLIYKKRFWAGLWLAQFFIFFLLSKTEKGVLFFEKLFSATQKIRVGIIKHIPFSVGDAFYLFLSIFLIALAILSIRKKSRKRALLILLISINILYFVYQSLWGMLYFQKPLLSRDKIQTIDTEKLKPLAEYYLQQCIALRKAHPSESFQIESQTALEAEIKAQQQTIADTYGKGRSIDISLKPSLYKSVMSYTGILGYYNPFSSESQYNPELPPTYTPFTLSHETAHQIGFAREEEANFIAFIIGENSSNYELKYSAYWYAMKTILFNISKKDLKYSKNFLENLPKELMNDYKIEKKFYKDHEGKTQDFFSFTNNLFLKSNRQDGSITYNYFIYLLLDHHKEKGLHQ; from the coding sequence TTGAAAAAACAGCTGCAGGTGGTGGACACTAAGAATAAGCTGATATATAAGAAAAGATTTTGGGCAGGCCTTTGGCTTGCCCAATTTTTTATATTCTTCCTGCTGTCGAAGACGGAAAAGGGTGTACTATTTTTTGAAAAATTATTTTCTGCAACTCAGAAGATCCGGGTAGGAATTATTAAGCATATTCCCTTTTCTGTAGGGGATGCATTTTATCTGTTTCTAAGCATTTTTTTGATTGCCTTAGCTATATTATCCATCAGAAAAAAAAGCAGAAAAAGAGCCTTATTAATCTTATTGATTAGTATCAATATTTTATACTTCGTATACCAGTCTTTATGGGGAATGCTATATTTTCAGAAGCCATTGCTAAGCAGAGACAAAATCCAGACAATTGACACCGAAAAACTGAAACCTCTTGCAGAATATTACCTGCAGCAATGCATTGCGCTTCGTAAAGCTCATCCTTCAGAATCTTTCCAGATAGAATCTCAGACAGCTTTGGAAGCCGAAATCAAGGCACAGCAGCAAACAATTGCTGATACATACGGAAAAGGCAGAAGTATTGATATTTCGCTAAAACCCAGCCTTTATAAAAGCGTTATGAGTTATACAGGTATTCTAGGCTATTACAACCCTTTCAGCTCCGAATCACAATACAACCCGGAATTACCACCTACCTATACCCCATTTACACTCTCTCATGAAACAGCACATCAGATAGGCTTTGCCAGAGAGGAAGAGGCAAATTTCATAGCTTTTATCATAGGAGAAAATTCCTCCAATTATGAACTAAAATACAGTGCTTACTGGTATGCTATGAAGACAATATTATTCAATATATCTAAAAAGGATTTAAAATACAGTAAAAATTTCCTTGAAAATCTCCCAAAAGAGTTAATGAATGATTATAAGATTGAAAAAAAGTTCTATAAAGATCATGAAGGAAAAACTCAGGACTTTTTCTCTTTTACTAACAATCTTTTTCTGAAAAGTAACAGACAGGATGGAAGCATTACATATAACTACTTCATTTACTTATTATTAGACCACCATAAAGAAAAAGGATTGCACCAATAG
- the ruvA gene encoding Holliday junction branch migration protein RuvA yields the protein MINFLRGKVHELTPTYAILDINGIGYYVGISLQTSQKLSQGNEAFLYTQQIFREDAQLLFGFSTLTEKEVFNLLISVNGVGAVSALILLSSLEIPDIASAVLNNQSVVLQKVKGIGAKTAERIIVDLRDKMLKYSDVNESSLNNVTDNKVKEEALSALEVLGISRKMSEKIADKIIKTNPEINVETLVKHILKNI from the coding sequence ATGATTAATTTTCTAAGAGGGAAAGTGCACGAGCTTACACCCACATATGCTATTCTGGATATTAATGGTATTGGTTACTATGTTGGGATTAGTCTTCAGACTTCACAAAAGCTTTCACAAGGGAATGAAGCTTTCCTTTATACCCAGCAAATTTTCAGAGAGGATGCTCAGTTGCTTTTTGGTTTCAGTACACTTACAGAAAAAGAAGTTTTTAATTTGTTAATCAGTGTAAATGGGGTAGGAGCTGTTTCAGCTTTAATTTTGTTATCATCTCTGGAAATTCCTGATATTGCCAGTGCTGTTTTGAATAATCAAAGTGTTGTTCTGCAAAAGGTAAAAGGAATTGGTGCTAAAACAGCAGAAAGAATTATTGTTGACTTGAGAGATAAAATGTTGAAATATAGTGATGTGAATGAATCTTCTCTGAATAATGTTACAGACAATAAGGTAAAAGAAGAGGCTCTTTCAGCACTGGAAGTTTTGGGTATCTCCCGTAAAATGTCTGAGAAAATAGCAGATAAAATAATAAAAACAAATCCTGAAATAAATGTAGAGACACTTGTAAAGCATATATTAAAAAATATTTAA
- a CDS encoding NADP-dependent malic enzyme has translation MNQRDQERLKQAALDYHKAEPKGKIEVIPSKPHASQRDLSLAYSPGVAEPCMEIHHDVSKAYDYTGKGNLVAVISNGTAVLGLGDIGAEASKPVMEGKGLLFKIFADINVFDIEINEKDPEKFIQVVKAIAPTFGGINLEDIKAPEAFEIERRLKEELNIPLMHDDQHGTAIISAAALLNALEIADKKIGDVKVVVNGAGAAAIACTKLYIEMGLKKENVLMCDSKGVINHKRTNLTPEKLDFIVETDIETLEDAVKDSDVFIGLSKGNVMSPEMLLSMKENPIVFALANPTPEIDYNLAQETRKDVIMATGRSDFPNQVNNVLGFPYIFRGALDVQATAINEAMKIAAVYAIAEIAKKTVPEMVVLAYNAKSLSFGREYFIPKPFDNRLLTDVSIAVAKAAMESGVAAKPIEDFEAYENSLIDRMNKDEKLLRMMQNRAKSNPKRVTLGNAEEYNVLKAAQILAEEGIAKPILLGDKTLIEEAKKKFGIDIDLPIVDPNADDQEENRKKYRETLWNLRNRKGINEYKAKRFVRNRDYFGPLMLRHGDTDALVVGFSKNYSTVLKPVLEVIDKDHGVSKVSAMMMILANKKQYFFADTSIIQDPTSEDLVNIARMLDHTVRSLAIEPRIAMLSFENFSGYSETSKKVAKAVQILHEKYPKMVVDGEIQPDFAMNSDHLSDYPFSKLGETPANCFVFPNLESANLSYKIIRGMKVSQTIGPILMGLNKPVHIVQMRSSVDEIVNLATIAVLDAQIKEKRESK, from the coding sequence ATGAATCAACGAGATCAAGAAAGATTGAAGCAGGCGGCTCTCGACTATCATAAGGCCGAACCGAAAGGCAAAATAGAAGTAATACCATCCAAACCTCATGCATCGCAAAGAGATTTGTCGTTGGCTTATTCTCCTGGAGTAGCAGAACCGTGTATGGAAATTCACCATGATGTTTCCAAAGCATACGACTATACAGGTAAAGGTAACCTTGTTGCTGTTATTTCTAATGGTACAGCGGTATTAGGACTTGGTGATATTGGAGCAGAAGCTTCAAAACCAGTAATGGAAGGAAAAGGACTTTTGTTCAAAATATTTGCTGATATCAACGTTTTCGATATTGAGATCAATGAAAAAGATCCTGAAAAATTCATCCAGGTAGTTAAGGCAATTGCACCAACTTTCGGAGGTATTAATCTTGAAGATATTAAAGCACCAGAAGCATTTGAAATTGAAAGAAGACTGAAGGAAGAATTAAATATTCCTTTAATGCACGATGATCAGCATGGTACTGCGATTATCTCTGCAGCAGCTTTACTAAATGCTTTGGAGATTGCTGATAAAAAAATTGGAGATGTAAAAGTTGTGGTAAACGGCGCAGGAGCTGCGGCTATTGCTTGTACCAAACTGTACATTGAAATGGGACTAAAAAAGGAAAATGTTCTGATGTGCGACTCCAAAGGAGTAATCAATCACAAGAGAACCAACCTTACTCCTGAAAAATTAGATTTCATAGTAGAAACAGATATCGAAACATTAGAAGATGCTGTAAAAGATTCTGATGTTTTCATCGGACTTTCTAAAGGAAATGTAATGTCTCCTGAGATGTTGCTTTCTATGAAAGAAAATCCTATTGTTTTCGCTTTGGCTAATCCAACTCCTGAAATCGATTATAACCTGGCACAGGAAACTCGCAAGGATGTTATTATGGCAACCGGAAGAAGTGATTTTCCTAATCAGGTAAACAATGTATTAGGCTTCCCTTATATTTTCCGTGGTGCATTAGATGTACAGGCAACAGCAATTAACGAAGCGATGAAAATTGCTGCAGTTTATGCAATTGCAGAAATTGCTAAGAAAACTGTGCCAGAAATGGTGGTGTTAGCTTACAATGCTAAGAGCCTTAGCTTTGGTAGAGAGTATTTTATTCCAAAGCCATTTGATAACAGATTGTTAACAGATGTTTCTATTGCTGTTGCAAAAGCAGCTATGGAAAGTGGTGTAGCAGCTAAACCTATTGAAGACTTCGAAGCTTATGAAAATAGTCTTATAGACAGAATGAATAAGGACGAGAAGCTTCTGAGAATGATGCAGAATCGTGCTAAATCCAATCCAAAGAGAGTAACTTTAGGAAATGCTGAAGAATATAATGTACTAAAAGCAGCTCAGATTCTTGCTGAAGAAGGTATTGCGAAGCCTATTCTTTTAGGTGATAAAACACTGATTGAAGAAGCCAAGAAGAAATTCGGTATCGATATAGATCTTCCAATTGTAGATCCTAACGCAGACGATCAGGAAGAAAACAGAAAGAAATACAGAGAAACACTTTGGAATCTTCGTAACAGAAAAGGTATTAACGAGTATAAAGCAAAGAGATTTGTAAGAAACAGAGACTATTTCGGTCCGTTAATGCTTCGCCATGGTGATACTGATGCTCTTGTAGTTGGATTCTCCAAAAACTATTCTACAGTTCTAAAGCCTGTTTTAGAGGTTATAGATAAAGATCATGGTGTAAGCAAAGTTTCTGCTATGATGATGATTTTAGCAAATAAGAAACAATACTTCTTTGCAGATACATCTATTATACAGGATCCTACTTCTGAAGATCTTGTAAATATTGCAAGAATGCTGGATCATACCGTAAGGTCCCTAGCGATAGAACCAAGAATTGCGATGTTATCTTTTGAAAACTTCTCAGGATACTCTGAAACTTCTAAAAAAGTAGCAAAAGCAGTACAGATTCTTCATGAGAAATATCCCAAAATGGTTGTTGATGGTGAAATTCAGCCTGACTTTGCAATGAATAGTGATCATTTAAGTGATTATCCGTTCTCTAAATTAGGTGAAACTCCGGCAAACTGTTTCGTTTTCCCTAATCTGGAATCTGCTAATCTTTCATATAAAATCATCAGAGGTATGAAGGTTTCTCAGACAATCGGACCAATCCTAATGGGATTAAATAAACCTGTGCATATTGTACAGATGCGTTCCAGCGTAGATGAGATTGTTAATCTTGCTACAATTGCTGTGTTGGATGCACAGATTAAAGAAAAAAGAGAAAGCAAATAA
- a CDS encoding lysophospholipid acyltransferase family protein — MTKLLNYLWRIWFLIIVIIATILCGLLVYPLSFSPKTFRACYFFMRIWCIILFYGMGFRYELTSPTGKIIDPEKKYVFISNHTSIMDIMLMCILHPKHPICFVGKKELVKIPIFGTIYKRVCVMVDRKSMKSRTDVYRRCAERMNDGQNIVIYPEGGVPDDTSIVLDEFKDGAFTLSSKHHFPIAVYTFIGLKEMFPFDSGKGYPGKVKVILNDILQPNESKEEMKKNAFELMYKSICINK; from the coding sequence ATGACAAAGCTTCTTAATTATCTCTGGCGAATCTGGTTTCTTATTATTGTTATTATTGCCACTATACTTTGCGGCCTTTTAGTATATCCACTTTCTTTTAGCCCAAAGACTTTCAGGGCGTGCTATTTCTTCATGCGCATATGGTGTATCATCCTTTTCTACGGTATGGGGTTTCGGTATGAACTAACATCACCAACGGGAAAGATTATTGATCCTGAAAAGAAATATGTGTTTATTTCAAATCATACCTCTATTATGGATATTATGCTCATGTGTATATTACACCCCAAGCATCCGATATGTTTTGTCGGAAAAAAGGAATTGGTGAAGATTCCCATATTTGGCACTATTTATAAGAGAGTTTGTGTAATGGTAGACCGTAAAAGTATGAAAAGCCGAACAGATGTTTACCGCAGATGCGCTGAAAGAATGAATGACGGCCAAAATATTGTAATTTATCCTGAAGGCGGAGTTCCGGATGACACTTCTATTGTATTGGATGAGTTTAAAGACGGAGCATTTACCTTATCATCTAAACATCATTTTCCAATTGCTGTATATACATTTATCGGGTTAAAAGAGATGTTTCCGTTTGATAGCGGAAAAGGTTATCCCGGAAAAGTAAAAGTAATCTTAAATGATATACTGCAACCCAATGAAAGTAAAGAAGAAATGAAAAAAAATGCGTTTGAATTAATGTACAAAAGTATTTGTATAAATAAATAA
- the ilvD gene encoding dihydroxy-acid dehydratase, protein MELNKYSKTITQDPTQPAAQAQLYALGLTDDDLRKAQVGIVSMGYDGNPCNMHLNGLSQHVKYGVWENDLVGLIFNTIGVSDGMSNGTDGMRYSLVSRDVIADSIETVCGAQYYDAVITVPGCDKNMPGSIIAMGRLNRPSIMVYGGTIAPGHYKGQDLNIVSAFEALGQKIAGQLDEEDFKGIVKNSCPGAGACGGMYTANTMASAIEAMGMSLPYSSSNPALSDEKKKECEAAGKYIKILMERDIKPSDIMTRKAFENAITVIMVLGGSTNAVLHFLAMAKSVGVPLTQDDFQKISDRVPVLADFKPSGKYLMEDLHKKGGVPAVMKYLLKEGLIDGSCLTVTGKTIAENLEDVPDLNFEEQDIIYPLENPLKKTGHLQILYGNLAEKGSVAKISGKEGEKFEGPARVFDGEKKLIEGISSGKVKSGDVVVIKNEGPKGAPGMPEMLKPTSAIIGAGLGKSVALITDGRFSGGTHGFVVGHVTPEAFDGGLIGLVEDNDIIEIDAVNNTLTLKISHEEIAQRRANWQQPKLKVTSGVLYKYAKLVKDASQGCVTDED, encoded by the coding sequence ATGGAACTAAACAAATATTCAAAGACAATTACACAAGATCCGACACAGCCGGCGGCACAAGCACAGTTATATGCTTTGGGCTTAACAGATGATGATTTAAGAAAAGCACAAGTTGGGATCGTGAGCATGGGATATGATGGGAATCCGTGTAATATGCATTTGAATGGTTTATCACAACATGTGAAATATGGTGTATGGGAGAATGATCTTGTAGGACTGATTTTCAATACAATTGGTGTAAGCGACGGAATGAGTAATGGTACAGACGGAATGCGTTATTCATTGGTAAGCAGAGATGTTATAGCAGATTCTATTGAAACGGTTTGTGGTGCGCAGTACTATGATGCTGTAATTACGGTGCCCGGATGTGATAAAAATATGCCAGGTTCTATTATTGCTATGGGAAGATTGAATCGCCCGTCTATTATGGTATATGGCGGAACGATTGCTCCGGGGCATTACAAAGGACAGGACCTGAATATTGTTTCTGCATTCGAAGCTTTGGGGCAGAAAATTGCCGGCCAGCTGGATGAAGAAGATTTCAAAGGAATTGTGAAAAATAGTTGTCCGGGAGCTGGAGCTTGTGGTGGAATGTATACAGCAAATACAATGGCATCCGCAATTGAAGCAATGGGAATGAGCCTTCCTTACTCCAGTAGTAATCCTGCACTAAGTGATGAAAAGAAAAAAGAGTGTGAAGCCGCAGGTAAATATATCAAGATCCTGATGGAAAGAGATATTAAGCCAAGTGATATTATGACACGCAAAGCCTTTGAAAACGCAATTACCGTGATTATGGTTTTAGGCGGAAGTACAAATGCTGTATTACACTTCTTGGCAATGGCAAAAAGTGTAGGCGTTCCTCTTACTCAGGACGATTTCCAGAAAATTAGTGACAGAGTTCCAGTATTGGCAGATTTTAAACCTAGTGGTAAATACCTGATGGAAGATTTGCATAAAAAAGGAGGTGTACCAGCAGTAATGAAGTATTTGTTGAAAGAAGGACTAATAGACGGAAGTTGTCTTACTGTTACCGGAAAAACAATTGCTGAGAATCTTGAAGACGTTCCGGATCTGAATTTTGAAGAACAGGATATTATTTATCCGCTTGAAAACCCTCTAAAGAAAACAGGGCACCTTCAAATCTTATACGGAAATCTCGCAGAAAAAGGAAGTGTTGCTAAAATCAGTGGCAAAGAAGGAGAAAAATTTGAAGGGCCTGCAAGAGTTTTCGACGGAGAGAAAAAACTAATAGAAGGGATTTCTTCCGGAAAAGTAAAAAGCGGGGATGTGGTGGTCATCAAAAATGAAGGTCCGAAAGGAGCACCGGGAATGCCGGAAATGCTAAAACCAACATCGGCAATTATCGGAGCTGGTCTAGGTAAATCTGTAGCACTGATTACTGACGGAAGATTTAGCGGTGGTACTCATGGATTTGTCGTCGGCCACGTTACACCGGAAGCTTTTGATGGTGGTCTGATTGGATTGGTGGAAGATAATGACATTATTGAGATTGACGCTGTGAATAATACCCTTACACTAAAAATATCCCATGAGGAAATTGCACAAAGAAGAGCGAACTGGCAACAACCAAAATTAAAAGTAACCAGCGGTGTGCTTTATAAATATGCTAAACTGGTAAAAGATGCATCTCAGGGATGTGTAACAGACGAAGACTAA
- the gcvH gene encoding glycine cleavage system protein GcvH: MNIPSELKYTKDHEWVKIDGNVAVIGITDFAQGELGDIVFVDVDSVDDDLASGEVFGSVEAVKTVSDLYLPVAGKVIEFNAELEDAPELVNQDPYGKGWIIKVEIAADADTSELLSAEDYQNIIG, encoded by the coding sequence ATGAATATTCCTTCAGAATTAAAGTACACTAAAGACCACGAGTGGGTAAAAATTGATGGCAATGTTGCTGTTATCGGTATTACAGATTTTGCACAAGGCGAATTAGGAGATATCGTTTTTGTTGATGTAGATTCAGTAGATGATGATCTTGCTTCAGGTGAAGTTTTTGGATCTGTAGAAGCAGTAAAAACGGTTTCCGATCTTTATTTACCTGTTGCTGGAAAAGTAATCGAATTCAATGCTGAATTAGAAGATGCTCCGGAATTAGTAAATCAGGATCCATACGGAAAAGGATGGATTATTAAAGTCGAAATAGCTGCTGATGCCGATACTTCAGAATTACTTTCTGCTGAGGATTATCAGAATATAATTGGATAA
- a CDS encoding GtrA family protein, producing the protein MVAFIIKQKQILFFIIAGGLSAIVEIGLMKVFSYYIPEYIPAETKWHGISYPLSNILSTTCAIIFNYFLSIWFVFERGKHSKKKEFTYFMVVSFISTILSLIVFNLLFNNIFHDPIDLGVYVLSPIIVSKALAIVIISVLNFSIKKRVIFNG; encoded by the coding sequence ATGGTTGCATTTATAATTAAACAAAAACAAATATTATTTTTCATCATTGCAGGTGGGCTAAGCGCTATTGTAGAGATTGGCCTTATGAAAGTCTTCAGTTATTATATTCCTGAATATATTCCGGCTGAAACGAAATGGCACGGAATTTCTTATCCGCTTAGTAATATACTTTCCACAACCTGTGCTATTATCTTCAATTATTTTCTGAGCATTTGGTTTGTGTTCGAAAGAGGTAAGCACTCCAAGAAAAAAGAGTTTACATACTTTATGGTGGTTTCATTTATTTCAACAATATTAAGCCTTATTGTATTCAATCTTCTTTTTAACAATATTTTCCACGATCCGATTGATCTGGGCGTTTATGTACTAAGTCCAATTATTGTCAGCAAAGCTTTGGCAATTGTCATTATTTCTGTACTTAATTTTAGTATTAAAAAGAGGGTTATCTTTAACGGCTGA
- a CDS encoding MFS transporter translates to MFDYRNKTNWGQFASLIVVFFFWGFVAASNDILIPVFKKAFDLTNFQSQLVASAYYIAYTVGTLLYLAISKILKYDVLNKMGYKNGLILGLLISAAGSLIFIPAANAHSFPLMITALFVVGLGFSLQQTVANPLAIAIGPAQTGSQRLTMAGGINNFGTTIGPLVVAFAIFGSAAAANENADIESVKIPYLVLGAAFVLAAVFLKFSSLPSVTETHEVEEANEIQQPRSSVLKYPQLVLGMVAIFLYVGVEVATASNLPAYMEKELGFHTKDVAPFISLYWASMMIGRWSGAVGAFNLQGMTLKIAKFIAPYLAFGVFLTVNAIAQHDLTPFKIYPAIIFVMIIADILSKGNPARMLMIFSFMGITALVIGMLSSGMVSVYAYTSVGLFCSTLWPCIFALAIAGLGKHTNEGSNFLIMMIMGGGLIAPLQGYLADSIGIHLSYIVDVVCFLYLIFYAIKVKGILKSQGIDLEKTAAGGGH, encoded by the coding sequence ATGTTCGATTACCGTAATAAAACCAATTGGGGACAATTTGCGTCGCTCATCGTGGTTTTTTTCTTTTGGGGCTTTGTCGCAGCCAGTAATGATATCCTGATCCCCGTTTTTAAAAAGGCATTTGACCTTACTAACTTCCAAAGCCAGCTTGTAGCATCTGCCTACTACATCGCTTATACGGTCGGCACATTATTATACTTAGCGATTTCGAAAATTTTAAAATATGATGTCTTAAACAAAATGGGATATAAAAACGGTCTTATACTGGGCCTTTTAATATCTGCGGCAGGATCTTTAATCTTTATTCCAGCAGCAAACGCACATTCGTTCCCATTGATGATTACAGCACTTTTCGTAGTAGGACTAGGTTTCTCTTTACAACAAACCGTAGCCAATCCTCTTGCTATTGCCATTGGACCAGCACAAACAGGTTCTCAGCGTCTGACAATGGCAGGGGGTATCAATAACTTTGGTACTACTATCGGACCTTTAGTTGTTGCTTTTGCTATCTTCGGTTCCGCAGCTGCTGCAAATGAAAATGCAGACATTGAGAGTGTTAAAATTCCGTATCTGGTACTAGGTGCAGCTTTTGTTTTAGCAGCTGTATTCCTGAAATTCTCTTCACTTCCAAGCGTTACTGAAACACATGAAGTAGAAGAAGCTAATGAAATACAACAACCTCGTTCTTCTGTACTAAAATACCCACAATTAGTATTGGGAATGGTTGCTATATTCTTATATGTAGGTGTAGAAGTTGCAACAGCAAGTAATCTTCCTGCATATATGGAAAAGGAATTAGGTTTCCATACAAAAGATGTTGCTCCGTTTATATCTCTATACTGGGCAAGTATGATGATCGGCCGTTGGAGTGGTGCTGTTGGAGCATTTAATCTACAGGGAATGACACTGAAAATTGCAAAATTCATTGCACCTTATCTGGCTTTTGGTGTTTTCCTTACTGTAAATGCTATTGCACAGCATGATCTGACGCCTTTCAAAATTTATCCTGCTATTATCTTTGTTATGATTATTGCAGATATTCTTTCCAAAGGTAATCCGGCAAGAATGCTAATGATATTCTCTTTTATGGGTATCACAGCATTAGTTATCGGTATGCTTTCTTCCGGAATGGTATCTGTATACGCTTATACAAGTGTAGGATTATTCTGTAGTACGCTTTGGCCTTGTATTTTTGCCTTAGCAATCGCAGGACTTGGTAAACATACTAATGAAGGTTCTAACTTCCTTATCATGATGATTATGGGTGGAGGGCTAATTGCTCCGCTACAAGGTTACCTTGCAGATTCAATAGGTATACACTTAAGCTATATCGTAGATGTAGTATGTTTCCTATACCTAATCTTCTATGCAATTAAGGTAAAAGGAATCCTGAAGAGTCAAGGTATTGATCTTGAAAAAACAGCTGCAGGTGGTGGACACTAA
- a CDS encoding VanZ family protein, whose product MPIYWAFLTYLLLKPGSEEGEHYFLFPHFDKVGHAGVFFGLGFLLIAAFPKLKFITYIQIMLCFGFLTEILQDEMHLGRAMEGLDVVADTVGALIGYLVYQFLFRKLQNLHNMKK is encoded by the coding sequence TTGCCCATTTATTGGGCATTTCTTACTTATTTACTACTCAAACCCGGGTCAGAAGAAGGTGAACATTATTTTCTGTTTCCTCATTTTGATAAAGTAGGACATGCTGGGGTATTCTTTGGATTAGGTTTTCTACTCATCGCCGCATTTCCTAAACTAAAATTCATCACCTATATCCAAATTATGTTATGTTTTGGATTTCTCACTGAAATTCTTCAGGATGAAATGCATTTAGGCAGAGCAATGGAAGGATTGGATGTTGTTGCCGATACTGTAGGGGCTCTAATAGGCTATCTGGTCTACCAGTTCCTATTCAGGAAATTACAAAACTTACATAATATGAAGAAATAA
- a CDS encoding BadF/BadG/BcrA/BcrD ATPase family protein codes for MIAIVDGGSTKCDWVILKASGEEVLRTTTKGFNPNNTAAHLIPVEINKNEDLERIKEDIKYVFFYGSGCGVEENCIIVQEQLQVVFTKADILVKEDLLGAAYAVYRGKPTMVCILGTGSNSCYFDGKDIKVELPSLGFLLGDDGAGSSMGKRIVKNFFMKKLPPSLEREFIKEYPELNIELLLQKMYHENTMVNAYFAEFNKFVAKWKEHPFIQNLIYEEFKNYVEFQLLPYGEVKDAEISFIGSIAYVYGDILKTVTAQYNLNFGIIVQRPIVNLVQYHVDHIFPTLK; via the coding sequence ATGATAGCAATTGTAGACGGTGGCTCTACTAAATGCGACTGGGTGATTCTTAAAGCTTCAGGAGAAGAAGTACTGAGAACAACAACTAAAGGATTCAACCCCAATAATACAGCAGCGCATTTAATTCCTGTAGAAATCAACAAAAATGAAGACCTTGAAAGAATAAAAGAAGACATCAAATATGTGTTTTTTTATGGTTCGGGTTGCGGCGTAGAAGAGAATTGTATCATTGTACAAGAACAACTTCAGGTAGTTTTTACCAAAGCAGATATTTTGGTTAAAGAAGACCTTTTAGGAGCTGCTTATGCTGTTTACAGAGGAAAGCCTACAATGGTTTGTATTCTAGGGACTGGTTCCAACTCATGTTACTTCGATGGAAAAGATATTAAAGTAGAATTGCCTTCACTAGGATTCCTTCTTGGAGACGATGGTGCGGGAAGCTCTATGGGAAAACGTATTGTGAAGAATTTTTTCATGAAAAAATTGCCGCCATCACTAGAACGCGAATTTATAAAAGAATACCCTGAATTAAACATAGAATTGCTTCTGCAGAAAATGTATCATGAAAATACTATGGTAAATGCATACTTTGCAGAATTCAACAAGTTTGTGGCTAAATGGAAAGAACATCCGTTTATTCAGAATCTTATTTATGAAGAATTCAAAAACTATGTAGAGTTCCAGCTTTTGCCTTATGGTGAAGTAAAAGATGCTGAAATTAGTTTTATTGGTTCCATTGCTTATGTATATGGAGATATCCTGAAAACTGTTACAGCTCAATATAATCTGAATTTTGGAATAATTGTGCAACGTCCGATCGTTAATCTGGTGCAATACCATGTAGATCACATCTTTCCAACTTTAAAATAA